One stretch of Armigeres subalbatus isolate Guangzhou_Male chromosome 2, GZ_Asu_2, whole genome shotgun sequence DNA includes these proteins:
- the LOC134213724 gene encoding beta-1,4-glucuronyltransferase 1-like isoform X2, with amino-acid sequence MFSNNKVAYQRLNVQRLVLPLIVGCFVLFCIVGLLTPHNPTHRNYNQYVQTWSNHPPVDETKLLETLKSLLNCKSSDANYRIETRGEFYVLKNFISPRRRPPLECHESITYTTHGDYRFLDNVVPLLERWQGPLSLAVYAPGDEFGIAIEVLRYLIYCDRQSYLVEEFATVHLYFDFDRVPPKPIQFYRELLQKPPDCPLNNASFLFPTLDNTFNHTYPVNVGRNIARDAAQTHFVLASDIELYPNPGFIEMFLQMVINPAYQFTLNIPSVYVLPVFEVSDTCSVPENKTELLSMLNTGEAIKFHEKICAQCHTVPNYDEWLQFDKPNQTMDILSMAKREGRFDLWEPIYVGTKREPQYQERLNWEGKFDKMTQGYIMCVQGYNFHILDNGFLVHKPGFKNLTEAARPDLERRQRKFVEEVIYKELKVLYGENKHCRL; translated from the exons ATGTTTTCGAACAACAAAGTGGCCTACCAACGACTGAATGTCCAACGA TTAGTCCTTCCCTTAATAGTTGGGTGCTTCGTACTATTTTGCATTGTTGGGTTACTCACGCCCCATAATCCTACCCACCGTAACTACAATCAATACGTACAAACTTGGAGCAATCATCCGCCTGTTGATGAAACCAAACTGTTAGAAACGTTAAA ATCTCTCTTAAATTGCAAATCCTCAGATGCAAACTACCGCATTGAGACCCGCGGTGAGTTCTACGTGCTGAAGAATTTCATCAGCCCCAGGAGGAGGCCCCCGTTGGAGTGCCACGAAAGCATAACCTACACCACCCACGGCGACTATCGGTTCCTGGACAATGTAGTGCCGTTGCTGGAACGGTGGCAAGGTCCGCTCAGCTTGGCGGTCTACGCACCAGGAGACGAGTTCGGAATAGCCATCGAGGTTCTGCGGTATCTGATTTACTGCGATCGGCAGTCCTACCTGGTGGAGGAGTTCGCAACGGTGCATCTGTACTTTGATTTTGATCGGGTTCCGCCGAAACCG ATTCAATTCTATAGAGAGCTGCTCCAAAAACCACCGGACTGCCCTTTGAACAATGCCTCCTTTCTTTTTCCAACACTTGACAACACATTCAACCACACCTATCCAGTGAACGTTGGACGCAACATTGCTCGAGATGCCGCTCAGACTCACTTCGTCCTGGCGAGTGACATCGAGCTCTACCCCAATCCGGGCTTCATCGAAATGTTCCTGCAAATGGTCATCAACCCTGCGTATCAGTTCACCCTTAATATACCAAGTGTCTACGTTCTACCCGTATTTGAGGTATCCGATACATGCTCTGTTCCGGAGAACAAAACCGAACTACTCTCGATGCTAAACACCGGCGAGGCCATCAAATTCCACGAGAAAATTTGCGCTCAATGTCATACCGTTCCGAACTATGATGAGTGGCTACAATTTGACAAACCGAATCAAACGATGGACATCCTTTCGATGGCCAAGCGAGAGGGACGTTTCGACCTATGGGAACCGATTTACGTGGGAACCAAGCGAGAACCGCAGTACCAGGAGCGATTGAACTGGGAGGGAAAGTTCGACAAAATGACCCAG ggTTATATCATGTGCGTCCAGGGGTACAATTTTCACATCTTGGATAATGGATTTTTGGTGCACAAACCGGGATTCAAAAATCTGACTGAGGCAGCTCGACCGGACCTGGAGCGAAGACAGAGAAAGTTTGTCGAGGAGGTGATTTATAAAGAATTAAAAGTCTTGTACGGAGAGAACAAACACTGCCGGCTGTGA
- the LOC134213724 gene encoding beta-1,4-glucuronyltransferase 1-like isoform X1, whose translation MFSNNKVAYQRLNVQRVPEKSIILKLVLPLIVGCFVLFCIVGLLTPHNPTHRNYNQYVQTWSNHPPVDETKLLETLKSLLNCKSSDANYRIETRGEFYVLKNFISPRRRPPLECHESITYTTHGDYRFLDNVVPLLERWQGPLSLAVYAPGDEFGIAIEVLRYLIYCDRQSYLVEEFATVHLYFDFDRVPPKPIQFYRELLQKPPDCPLNNASFLFPTLDNTFNHTYPVNVGRNIARDAAQTHFVLASDIELYPNPGFIEMFLQMVINPAYQFTLNIPSVYVLPVFEVSDTCSVPENKTELLSMLNTGEAIKFHEKICAQCHTVPNYDEWLQFDKPNQTMDILSMAKREGRFDLWEPIYVGTKREPQYQERLNWEGKFDKMTQGYIMCVQGYNFHILDNGFLVHKPGFKNLTEAARPDLERRQRKFVEEVIYKELKVLYGENKHCRL comes from the exons ATGTTTTCGAACAACAAAGTGGCCTACCAACGACTGAATGTCCAACGAGTACCTGAAAAATCAatcattttaaag TTAGTCCTTCCCTTAATAGTTGGGTGCTTCGTACTATTTTGCATTGTTGGGTTACTCACGCCCCATAATCCTACCCACCGTAACTACAATCAATACGTACAAACTTGGAGCAATCATCCGCCTGTTGATGAAACCAAACTGTTAGAAACGTTAAA ATCTCTCTTAAATTGCAAATCCTCAGATGCAAACTACCGCATTGAGACCCGCGGTGAGTTCTACGTGCTGAAGAATTTCATCAGCCCCAGGAGGAGGCCCCCGTTGGAGTGCCACGAAAGCATAACCTACACCACCCACGGCGACTATCGGTTCCTGGACAATGTAGTGCCGTTGCTGGAACGGTGGCAAGGTCCGCTCAGCTTGGCGGTCTACGCACCAGGAGACGAGTTCGGAATAGCCATCGAGGTTCTGCGGTATCTGATTTACTGCGATCGGCAGTCCTACCTGGTGGAGGAGTTCGCAACGGTGCATCTGTACTTTGATTTTGATCGGGTTCCGCCGAAACCG ATTCAATTCTATAGAGAGCTGCTCCAAAAACCACCGGACTGCCCTTTGAACAATGCCTCCTTTCTTTTTCCAACACTTGACAACACATTCAACCACACCTATCCAGTGAACGTTGGACGCAACATTGCTCGAGATGCCGCTCAGACTCACTTCGTCCTGGCGAGTGACATCGAGCTCTACCCCAATCCGGGCTTCATCGAAATGTTCCTGCAAATGGTCATCAACCCTGCGTATCAGTTCACCCTTAATATACCAAGTGTCTACGTTCTACCCGTATTTGAGGTATCCGATACATGCTCTGTTCCGGAGAACAAAACCGAACTACTCTCGATGCTAAACACCGGCGAGGCCATCAAATTCCACGAGAAAATTTGCGCTCAATGTCATACCGTTCCGAACTATGATGAGTGGCTACAATTTGACAAACCGAATCAAACGATGGACATCCTTTCGATGGCCAAGCGAGAGGGACGTTTCGACCTATGGGAACCGATTTACGTGGGAACCAAGCGAGAACCGCAGTACCAGGAGCGATTGAACTGGGAGGGAAAGTTCGACAAAATGACCCAG ggTTATATCATGTGCGTCCAGGGGTACAATTTTCACATCTTGGATAATGGATTTTTGGTGCACAAACCGGGATTCAAAAATCTGACTGAGGCAGCTCGACCGGACCTGGAGCGAAGACAGAGAAAGTTTGTCGAGGAGGTGATTTATAAAGAATTAAAAGTCTTGTACGGAGAGAACAAACACTGCCGGCTGTGA
- the LOC134213726 gene encoding protein obstructor-E, whose product MVQIGVLPAAAIVAVALFCIHANSQSCPEKNGRFPVSDQCDAYIQCVDGVPEQKLCPDGLLFNEKSNLFAYPCQYPIDVDCGSRTRTQPAIPTEDCPHQFGYYKLGNRDDCGTFMNCDNGRGFVVECPYGLAFNSATYQCDWPDLVEDCDAAAYLGFSCPPQGDLIAPIRFYRAPNDCRKYFLCVGDSPRVNLCGPEQAFNELINACDGVENVTGCAI is encoded by the exons ATGGTCCAGATCGGAGTGCTTCCCGCGGCGGCGATCGTCGCCGTGGCCCTGTTCTGCATCCACG CAAACAGTCAGTCATGCCCCGAAAAGAACGGTCGATTTCCAGTTTCAGACCAATGTGACGCCTACATCCAATGCGTT GATGGAGTCCCAGAACAAAAGCTCTGCCCGGATGGGCTCCTTTTCAACGAAAAATCGAACCTTTTTGCCTACCCTTGCCAGTACCCGATCGACGTAGACTGTGGCAGCAGAACTCGCACGCAACCGGCTATTCCGACCGAGGACTGTCCCCACCAGTTTGGCTACTACAAACTGGGCAATCGCGATGATTGTGGTACCTTTATGAACTGTGACAATGGTCGAGGCTTCGTTGTTGAATGTCCCTACGGTCTCGCCTTCAACAGTGCCACCTACCAGTGCGACTGGCCAGACCTGGTTGAGGATTGCGACGCAGCTGCTTACCTTGGTTTCAGCTGCCCACCACAAGGTGATCTGATAGCACCGATCCGGTTCTACCGAGCCCCGAACGATTGTCGGAAGTatttcctctgcgttggtgatAGCCCGCGAGTTAACCTCTGTGGTCCGGAGCAAGCATTCAACGAATTAATCAACGCTTGTGATGGAGTCGAAAACGTCACCGGGTGTGCCATCTAA
- the LOC134213723 gene encoding uncharacterized protein LOC134213723: MKLLFAMVAFGLFIGECSAKGMEPSVFTIDMNDILNEKLMPASFLMLEGPENPEDLVAESRNEADAVNPTSGLVNLTREDGTFGTAYSTMGFHRKMINSYLCNGFVANQIMSEVIPGAIGISRRVGTGLMVTDSINPSSKDTMLYDQGSSGYVDWLSKSTTLDDIYRNYLSPSMSVNSTDHSNHRADLSQPISKPRVGVDEYFDEGVITGYAVHHPDPQTMQQAQLPYQGGHNPYQHHRSSYNPNHFQHSNSPPAFAPQPAASHTHNQYELLQGETPYNEARGDYSYHTSIGIEEKTIGKGLGLKDLFDIALTTLAFLSFGMFILQVIMCITMTKTDANMMMIPVDTDVDGDGAVEVRRRTARSLLDMDSARLREINQIARRVLDSMDAALYARQDEGQCVQRVICEGQRMSKELKYTRGYWISMWNLGISWLAGNMVDPNTSSGAILGCLRAMLVGLGGGKCDKVYACTKPQSTGSIKF; encoded by the exons ATGAAACTTTTATTCGCGATGGTTGCGTTTGGTTTGTTCATTGGAGAGTGCAGTGCAAAAGGAATGGAACCGAGTGTTTTTACTATCGATATGAATGACATTCTGAACGAAAAACTAATGCCAGCTAGCTTTTTGATGTTGGAAGGACCAGAAAATCCCGAAGACCTTGTCGCAGAGAGTAGAAATGAGGCGGATGCTGTGAATCCTACAAGTGGTTTGGTGAATTTGACTCGAGAGGATGGTACGTTTGGGACGGCGTACTCAACCATGGGGTTTCATAG GAAAATGATCAACAGCTACCTATGCAACGGATTTGTCGCCAATCAAATAATGTCGGAGGTGATACCAGGCGCGATCGGAATATCTAGACGAGTTGGAACCGGTCTGATGGTTACCGACAGCATTAACCCATCATCCAAGGATACGATGCTTTATGACCAAGGCTCATCTGGTTACGTCGATTGGTtatcgaa ATCTACAACATTGGATGATATCTACCGTAACTACCTTTCGCCCTCAATGTCCGTCAACAGCACTGATCACTCCAATCATCGCGCGGATTTATCCCAACCCATCTCAAAACCCAGAGTCGGAGTGGACGAATACTTCGATGAAGGAGTCATCACAGGATACGCGGTGCATCATCCCGATCCACAAACTATGCAACAAGCTCAGCTGCCCTATCAAGGAGGCCACAACCCCTACCAGCATCATCGATCTTCCTACAACCCGAACCATTTCCAACATTCGAATTCACCACCAGCGTTTGCGCCACAGCCTGCTGCGAGTCACACTCACAACCAGTATGAACTCCTGCAGGGTGAAACTCCATACAACGAAGCCCGCGGAGACTACTCCTATCACACGTCAATCGGGATCGAGGAGAAAACCATCGGCAAGGGACTGGGCCTGAAAGACTTATTCGATATTGCCCTTACCACGTTGGCGTTCCTCTCGTTTGGGATGTTCATTCTGCAGGTGATCATGTGCATAACGATGACCAAAACGGATGCCAACATGATGATGATTCCGGTCGATACGGATGTAGACGGAGATGGGGCCGTGGAGGTACGGAGGAGAACGGCTCGATCCTTGCTGGATATGGATAGCGCCAGGTTGAGGGAAATAAACCAGATCGCTCGAAGGGTGCTCGACTCGATGGATGCGGCGCTTTACGCTAGGCAGGACGAGGGACAATGCGTGCAGCGGGTTATTTGCGAGGGACAGCGGATGTCGAAGGAGCTGAAGTACACCAGAGGATATTGGATCTCTATGTGGAA TTTGGGAATAAGCTGGTTGGCTGGAAATATGGTAGATCCAAATACCAGTTCAGGAGCAATACTCGGCTGCCTAAGGGCTATGTTAGTTGGATTGGGGGGAGGAAAATGTGACAAGGTATATGCCTGTACAAAGCCTCAGAGTACGGGTTCAATTAAGTTCTAA